A stretch of the Osmerus mordax isolate fOsmMor3 chromosome 12, fOsmMor3.pri, whole genome shotgun sequence genome encodes the following:
- the LOC136953799 gene encoding uncharacterized protein yields MKLCRSTTWRFGCAAMPASTLERGGSWTRMECGTGHGNGWSSSHRIHQRWAVSNTSPVPSTWGTTGAPSTTTVCPNCAGPAATLDIWPRPAQRSSVASVEGNTPRRRAPTHAPATCVGFRDTSTETAPSPTPTKPGDRPLPPLRQLHRLPPPPTPDPPNPPTPDPPPSDSSTPPLFIITDPDPVPDSPTNPTPDPKTDILPPGAVSPPPTQLGLLDPQTDIPIPLQPTPVTTNQPTLQDSDSTDMTSPIYLPIRTSTPAGSVTVREPALVGIVTPHDLPPLSQSLYNENSNNTPPTDWNQVVLKRKRKTITATSEDDSTSTSDSPSPPEPPPKPPGPPPPPPPPPLPPRPRPCPKSRRQPPTAVSEPTQDQTSQPRPTQGPSVPAEPPPPGRRWGDDEAVSNQGEVPHPDYAQEAIRNLQIIATGIAGPVKPSQSP; encoded by the coding sequence ATGAAGCTGTGCAGGAGTACGACGTGGAGGTTTGGCTGCGCCGCTATGCCCGCGTCAACTCTGGAGCGAGGAGGGTCCTGGACGAGGATGGAGTGTGGAACGGGGCACGGAAATGGCTGGTCCAGCTCACACCGGATCCATCAGCGGTGGGCGGTGTCCAACACATCCCCAGTACCATCAACCTGGGGAACCACAGGGGCACCGTCCACTACTACGGTATGCCCAAATTGTGCAGGACCTGCGGCCACCTTGGACATCTGGCCGCGGCCTGCACAAAGATCATCTGTCGCAtctgtagaggggaacacccCACGGCGGCGTGCACCCACACACGCCCCTGCAACCTGTGTGGGCTTCAGGGACACCTCTACAGAGACTGCCCCCAGTCCTACGCCAACAAAACCAGGAGACCGGCCACTACCACCACTACGGCAGCTCcaccgactcccccccccccctacccctgacccccccaacccccctacccctgacccccccccttcagactcctccacaccccccctttTCATCATTACGGATCCCGACCCGGTTCCTGACTCCcccaccaaccccacccccgACCCAAAGACCGACATCCTACCACCGGGGGCAGTCTCCCCCCCACCGACACAATTAGGCCTACTGGACCCTCAGACAGACATACCCATCCCTCTCCAACCGACACCCGTCACGACAAATCAGCCAACATTACAGGACTCTGACTCCACTGACATGACTTCCCCGATATACTTACCCATACGCACCTCCACCCCTGCCGGGTCGGTAACCGTAAGGGAGCCGGCCCTGGTAGGGATTGTCACCCCCCACGACTTACCCCCACTTTCCCAGTCACTGTACAACGAGAACAGCAACAACACACCGCCCACAGACTGGAACCAAGTCGTTCTGAAGAGGAAACGTAAAACCATCACTGCGACCTCCGAAGACGACTCCACCTCGACATccgactccccctcccccccggaacCACCACCAAAGcctccaggcccccctcccccccccccccctcctccccttcccccacgtCCCCGCCCTTGCCCCAAGTCCAGACGCCAACCCCCCACAGCAGTCTCTGAGCCCACACAGGATCAGACCAGCCAGCCCCGGCCCACCCAAGGACCCTCCGTGCCGGCCGAacctccaccaccaggcagACGGTGGGGGGACGACGAAGCCGTGAGCAACCAGGGGGAGGTGCCCCATCCGGACTACGCACAGGAGGCCATCAGGAACCTCCAAATCATCGCCACAGGAATCGCCGGACCCGTCAAACCATCACAATCACCATGA